CACGGCGCAGCGCATGACATTCTAGCAGATTGACAGGAGTGTGGCGTCTTCGGAAAATACGAATGACCCCACGAGGAGGAACGTCATGCGACGCAGATATTGCTTTTTCGATTACGACGGGACTCTGCGCTCGCGTTCGCTTGACGCCGTACCCGCTTCCGCACATGCCGCGCTCGACAAGCTGCGCGAAAACGGCCATTTCGTCGCGCTCGCAACAGGGCGCCTGCAATCGGATGCGCTTGAAGTGCTTGCCCCTTGCGGCATCGATACCATGGTCGCCGACGGCGGCAACTCCGTCACCATCGATGGCAAGCTCATCTCCATCGAGGGCATGCCACTCGAGCCCTCACGGGCTTTCGCCCATCGTCTCGATGATGAAGGGTGGGCCTGGGCCGTCAACTGCGAGAACGCGCGCACCTGCTTGACCCGTGACGAGCGCTACGCGAGCCTCGTCACGCATCTCTACTACACGCCCGTCGTCGATCCTGCACTCGATATCGATACGGTTGACCCCATCTACAAGATCTTCGTCCCTTGCAAGAGAGGCGAGGAGCAAGCCATCGACTTTACGGGCGTGACCTGGGCGCGCTATTCCGATGAGCTTATCTACATCGAACCAACGGACAAATCGCGCGGCATACGAAAGATGATGAAGTTGCTCGATGCACCCATCGAAGACGTCATTGTCTTTGGAGACGGTACGAACGACGTCGACATGTTTCGTCCCGAATGGACAAGCGTCGCCATGGGCAACGCCGTACCCGAGCTCAAGGAGCGTGCCGACCTCGTGACGAGCAGCGTGGACGAGAACGGCATCTGGAACGCCTGCGTGAAGCTAGGGCTCATCGAAGAATAGCCAGCACGCGCCAGTTATCGTGATTAAGCCACCGTTTCGGCCTCGGGGAGCAGACTGTCCGACGTATCGGGTAGTGCCTGCTGGCCGCGTGGGCGAATGATCGGGGCACCCTCGCCCCTGATGTAATCGCCGGTGATGACCACCGAGCCGATCGTGTCATCCTTGGGAACCTCATACATGATGTCAAGCATGAAGCGCTCGATGATGGCACGCAGGGCACGTGCACCCGTATCCTGCTCGAGAGCCAGGCGGGCAATCTCGTGCAGGGCAGATTCGTCAAACTCGAGCTCAACATCATCGAAGGCCATGAGAGCCTGATATTGCTTGATGATGGCATCATGCGGCTTGACGAGAATATCGAAGAGCATCTGCTCGTCGAGAGCCTCCATCGTGCACAGGATGGGCAGACGACCGAGGAACTCCGGAATGAGACCGTACTCCTTGAGGTCTTCGACCTTGACGCTCTTGAGAATGTCACGGTCCTCGTCGTAGTTCTCGCGCACGGCGGAGCCAAAGCCCACGCCCGCGCTCTTGTTGAGGCGCTTCTTGATGATGTCGTCCAGACCGGGGAAGGCGCCACCGCAGATGAAGAGGATATTGCTCGTGTCGATGGTGGCGTTCTGCGAGAAGGGCGTCTTCATGCCACCCGAAAGCGGCACCTCCATCGTCGTGCCCTCAAGCACCTTGAGCAGGCCCTGCTGGACGGATTCGCCGCCGATATCACGACCACCGCCCGTGCCCTCTGGACCGCCATTGCGCTTGGCGATCTTGTCGATCTCGTCAATGTAGACGATGCCATGCTCGGCACGCTCGATATCGCCCTCGGCCGCGGTGATGAGCTTGGTGATGATGCTCTCGATGTCATCGCCGACGTAACCGGCCTGGGTAAGCGTGGTCGCATCCGCGATGGCCAGCGGCACATCGAGCAGATTGGCGAGCGTCTTGATGATGTAGGTCTTGCCCGTGCCCGTGGGGCCGAGCATGAGGATGTTGCTCTTGTCGATCTGAACATCGCTCTTTTGCGTCGCGTCATAGCGCTTGTAGTGGTTGTATGTCGACACGGCCACGATCTTCTTCGCGAGCTCCTGTCCGACGACGTACTCGTCGATCTGGGCCTTGAGCTCGTGCGGCTTGGGGACGGGTGCCATGATGGGCTCGCCCTCCTTGCGCTTGGGCTGCTGCACGGGCGCGCCCATGCCAAAGGGGCTGCCGCTGCCGCTGCCCGTGAAAAAGCCAATGGGGCTCCAACCGCCAAAGGGGCCATTGTTGGCATTGTCGTTGGAGTTCTCGCCATCGACGGGCTCGCCGTCGACTTCCTCGATCTGGTTGCCCTGCTCGTCGGTAGTCGTGCGCGTGGGCTTGTTGTCATCGGTGTTCTGTCCCGGCATGGTAAACCCAAAGAGCTGCGACATCTTGTTGACCTCGCGCTCGAGGCAGGCGGGGCATACGGGCGTATTGGGAGGCAGCGTCACAAGCGCGCCGCCGGCTTCCTCTTCGGTCTTGCCGCAGAAGCTGCAGCGCCTATTCGAGTTGCCGGTCGTGGTATCGGACATGAAATGGTCCCTTCATCGTGCGGCTTGCGTGCACCCGCAATTGAAAACATGGCGACTATATTGCCCCATTTATCCTGCGACTACCAAGATGGACAATGAACCGTTACCGATGGGTTGCCCGGCGACGATTGTCTGGCTGTCCCGTTTCTCGCATGGCTAGCTATTCGACGACTTCTTGGATGACGAGCTCGAAGACGAGGACGACTTCGATCCACCGCTTGAGCTGTCCTGAAGCGTGACCTTTGCCGAAGCGGGCGGTGTGTAGCCCTCGGTATAGGGACTTCCGTGAAGCGCCGAGTACGAGGTGTACGCGTACACGGGACCATCGACGTAATTGCTGTTCACGTTATCGTCGTTGAACTCGGAATTGAAGTTGTCGAGATTCTCGAACAGGGACTTGCCCTCCTTGAAGTTCTGGTCCATCACCGCGAAGACATCCTGGTACATGACCGCCTGCCAATCGCCATTGATGGTAGAGGCGCCAATGGGCAGCTGGGCGGATTCCATTGACTCGACATCCATGCCCTTCATGTTCATGGCAAGCGAGATGATCCTGTCGACGCTCATGTTCGTCTCGACGCATTTGGAGAGGCTCTCGATGAGGGCGGGCATCCTGGTGATGTCCTGGGCGAGTACCTCCTTGGCAATGGCCTTGATGAGATTGCGCTGGTTGAGCGTGCGCTGATAATCGCCCATCGCGTAGGCACCTTGGTCGATGGGCCATCCGTGACGGCAGCGTGCGAGCACGAGCGCCTGCTCGCCGTTGAGACGAACCGCATCGCCCGCGGGAAGGATGATGTCCGGTTCGCTCTCGTCCATGTTGTAGTCAGCCGTTCCCTCGGGAACTTCGACGGTGACGCCCCCGAGCGTATCAACCAAGTCGAGGAAGCCCTGGAAATAGACGATCGCGTAATAGTTGATTTTGATGTCGAGCATCTTGTTGAGCGTACTCACGAGCAGGTTATAGCCACCGTACTCGATGACGGAGTTGATTTTGCCGTAGCCATGGCCGTCGATCTTGACGCGCAGGTCTCGGGGTATGGAGAGGATGCTGACCTTCTGCGCCTTCTCGTCGACACGAGCAACCATGATCGAATCCGAACGCTCGCCATCGTTGTACTCATCTACAGGCTCCCACCCCTCGCGGGCGTCGCTGCCCATGAGGAGGACGTAGTATGGCTCGTCCGCCGCGGGAGCGGCGAGGTTGGTGATGTCCTGGTTGCCCTTGATGTTGTTGGCGATGTTGTTGTACCACAGCCCGACGGCAATGCCTCCACACGCGAGGATGACGGCGAGCGCGATGACAATGCCGAGGGCGATCTTCTTGCCCCGCGACATGCCGCGCTTGCGTCCCACGTACTTGGTGGGAGCATAATCCGCCGTGGCACCTACCGCCTGCGTGCGACCACGTCGCCTCGCATCAGCATGACCTTGCACGCGCGCCTGATCCGCTTGGCTCTGCGCGCTCACGTGCCGATGCGCGTTTGAGTACGCAGATGCGGAGGCATGCCGTGAACGGCGGACGCCTGCCTGCGAACCCTGGCGACTGCTGGAACGTGTGCTGGAGTGCTGCGCCCTCGAGCGAGACCCCTCGCGGGGGTCACCGTGAACGGGCTCTTGCGATGCATGACGAGAACTGCCCGGCTGGGCGCTGTATCGAGCGCTTCGCTGAGCGCCAGGTTGAGGTCTTCTGCCTGTCCCGGGGCGACGACTGTCACGTGCGCCATACCTGTTTCTATTGCCGTTGGCGCGGTTCCGGTTGGATCGGCGGTCCTCTCCCATAAACCCCTCGTTTGATCGGGAACACGTTCGAGCCCGCATGCGAAAAGCCATGCCGGGCATGTTTGGCTCCGTATCCTAGCACTTATCCCAAACGGAACCTATTAAAGTTGCAAAATGTCCACAGAAGCGGCTGATGGAAGGACTATTCACCCAGCTGCTCGGAGTAGTCGAGCCATGCGTCCTCAAGCGCCGAAAGCTCGGATTCAAGCTGCGAAATCTTGGCCTGCTGTTCGCCAAGGACGATGTAATCCGTCCCATCCATCTCGAGCAGCTCCTCGCGGGCGCGCTCGAGCTTGCTGCGAACGCTACCCATCTTGCGCTCGGTCGAGGTGCGCTTCTTGCGCAGCTCGCGCAACTCGCGCTGCACGGGCGCCGCTTTGCCGCTGCCGGCAGAGGCGGACGGTGCGGGTGCCGCTGCCTGGCTCGCCTGCTCCCTGCGCTCGATCTCCTCCAAATACCCGTCAACGCCGCGTGGCATATGGATGAGCTCGCCATCGATGAGGGCGTACTGGTCATCGGTGACGCGCTCGACCAGATAGCGGTCATGGCTCACGATGAGCAGCGTGCCGGGCCACGAATCAAGCAGGGTCTCGAGCTGGGCGAGCATGTCGGTATCGAGGTCGTTACCCGGCTCGTCGAGTATGAGCACATTGGGGCGGTCAAGCAGGATGAGCATGAGCTGCAGGCGGCGCTTCTGCCCGCCGGACAGGTCGCGCACCGGGCAGCTGAGCTGGTCTGCCTCGAAGCCCAGCTCCTCGAGCAGCTGCATGGGAGACATGGTCTTGCCGTCAGCCATCTCGACGTAAATCTTGTGGCGGTTGCATACTTCGCGTACGCGATCATCGCCAAGCTCGTCAAGCTCGCTCAATTGCTGCGTGAGCACGGCGAACTTCACCGTCTGGCCAATCTCGACACGACCGCGATTGGGATGAATCTTGCCCTCGAGCAGCTTGAGCAGGGTCGTCTTTCCTGCGCCGTTGGCACCAAGAATCGCAATGCGCTCCCCTGCCCCGATGTTCCACTCGAGTGGTTTGATAATCTCCTTGCCGCCAAGCTCGACGCTTGCGTCGCGCACATGGATGACCTTCTTGCCCAGGCGCGACATGTCCGTGCGACGCAGCTCCACCTTTTTGCGCAGCGGCGGCTCATCGGCGATGAGCGCTTCGGCTGCCTCGACGCGAAAGCGTGGCTTGGTGGAGCGTGCCGGTGCGCCACGAGCGAGCCAGGCAAGCTCGCGTCTCAGGATGTTCTTGCGCTTGG
This window of the Coriobacteriaceae bacterium genome carries:
- a CDS encoding HAD-IIB family hydrolase, translated to MRRRYCFFDYDGTLRSRSLDAVPASAHAALDKLRENGHFVALATGRLQSDALEVLAPCGIDTMVADGGNSVTIDGKLISIEGMPLEPSRAFAHRLDDEGWAWAVNCENARTCLTRDERYASLVTHLYYTPVVDPALDIDTVDPIYKIFVPCKRGEEQAIDFTGVTWARYSDELIYIEPTDKSRGIRKMMKLLDAPIEDVIVFGDGTNDVDMFRPEWTSVAMGNAVPELKERADLVTSSVDENGIWNACVKLGLIEE
- the clpX gene encoding ATP-dependent Clp protease ATP-binding subunit ClpX, translated to MSDTTTGNSNRRCSFCGKTEEEAGGALVTLPPNTPVCPACLEREVNKMSQLFGFTMPGQNTDDNKPTRTTTDEQGNQIEEVDGEPVDGENSNDNANNGPFGGWSPIGFFTGSGSGSPFGMGAPVQQPKRKEGEPIMAPVPKPHELKAQIDEYVVGQELAKKIVAVSTYNHYKRYDATQKSDVQIDKSNILMLGPTGTGKTYIIKTLANLLDVPLAIADATTLTQAGYVGDDIESIITKLITAAEGDIERAEHGIVYIDEIDKIAKRNGGPEGTGGGRDIGGESVQQGLLKVLEGTTMEVPLSGGMKTPFSQNATIDTSNILFICGGAFPGLDDIIKKRLNKSAGVGFGSAVRENYDEDRDILKSVKVEDLKEYGLIPEFLGRLPILCTMEALDEQMLFDILVKPHDAIIKQYQALMAFDDVELEFDESALHEIARLALEQDTGARALRAIIERFMLDIMYEVPKDDTIGSVVITGDYIRGEGAPIIRPRGQQALPDTSDSLLPEAETVA
- a CDS encoding LCP family protein, giving the protein MSAQSQADQARVQGHADARRRGRTQAVGATADYAPTKYVGRKRGMSRGKKIALGIVIALAVILACGGIAVGLWYNNIANNIKGNQDITNLAAPAADEPYYVLLMGSDAREGWEPVDEYNDGERSDSIMVARVDEKAQKVSILSIPRDLRVKIDGHGYGKINSVIEYGGYNLLVSTLNKMLDIKINYYAIVYFQGFLDLVDTLGGVTVEVPEGTADYNMDESEPDIILPAGDAVRLNGEQALVLARCRHGWPIDQGAYAMGDYQRTLNQRNLIKAIAKEVLAQDITRMPALIESLSKCVETNMSVDRIISLAMNMKGMDVESMESAQLPIGASTINGDWQAVMYQDVFAVMDQNFKEGKSLFENLDNFNSEFNDDNVNSNYVDGPVYAYTSYSALHGSPYTEGYTPPASAKVTLQDSSSGGSKSSSSSSSSSKKSSNS
- a CDS encoding ATP-binding cassette domain-containing protein, whose translation is MAYLLGCENIQLEYPTARIFDSLTLGVNSGDRIGIVGRNGDGKSTLLKLLAGEASPDDGRVVRTGNVTVGMLAQKDALDDDDAVGHAIVGDRPEYEWAGDARVRSILAHLVNDLDWNAKIGTLSGGQRRRVDLARVLIGDYDVLMMDEPTNHLDIEGIHWLAEHLKTRWRDNEGALLLVTHDRWFLDEVCLNMWEVHDCIVTPFEGGYSAYIMQRVERQRQARVAEAKRKNILRRELAWLARGAPARSTKPRFRVEAAEALIADEPPLRKKVELRRTDMSRLGKKVIHVRDASVELGGKEIIKPLEWNIGAGERIAILGANGAGKTTLLKLLEGKIHPNRGRVEIGQTVKFAVLTQQLSELDELGDDRVREVCNRHKIYVEMADGKTMSPMQLLEELGFEADQLSCPVRDLSGGQKRRLQLMLILLDRPNVLILDEPGNDLDTDMLAQLETLLDSWPGTLLIVSHDRYLVERVTDDQYALIDGELIHMPRGVDGYLEEIERREQASQAAAPAPSASAGSGKAAPVQRELRELRKKRTSTERKMGSVRSKLERAREELLEMDGTDYIVLGEQQAKISQLESELSALEDAWLDYSEQLGE